One part of the Brevundimonas subvibrioides ATCC 15264 genome encodes these proteins:
- the phnD gene encoding phosphate/phosphite/phosphonate ABC transporter substrate-binding protein: protein MSIARITRRFGIIAASAAVLGLSACGNGDDAKSGAAPTEIDFAILSAESQASAGPLWQPLLDDMSKAIGVPVKPFFGSNYTVLVEAMKGNQTQVAWLSAKPAVEAIDRADAEVIARTVNKEGADSYRSTLVVKTGSGITLDQVLACGKRFDFGIGDAQSTSGTLAPMAFLFNARTPPIDPSVCFKTVRSANHQANAFAVATGVVDVATSNTVNTVFLTRENPQIAAQIQEIWQSPPIPESGIVLRSDLDPAIKEKIRSFFLTYGQGTGVEADRQRQVLAGLEYSQFRAADNSYLNPVREMVADQQLSEARKEGDAAGVAAAQAELQRLRSLREVQP from the coding sequence ATGAGCATCGCCCGTATCACCCGTCGTTTCGGGATCATTGCCGCCTCTGCCGCCGTGCTCGGCCTGTCGGCGTGCGGCAACGGTGACGACGCCAAATCGGGCGCCGCGCCCACGGAAATCGACTTCGCCATCCTGTCGGCCGAGAGCCAGGCTTCGGCGGGCCCCCTTTGGCAGCCGCTGCTCGACGACATGTCCAAGGCCATCGGGGTGCCGGTGAAACCCTTTTTCGGCTCCAACTATACCGTCCTGGTCGAGGCCATGAAGGGCAACCAGACCCAGGTCGCCTGGCTCTCCGCCAAGCCCGCCGTCGAGGCCATCGACCGCGCCGACGCCGAGGTCATCGCCCGCACGGTCAACAAGGAAGGGGCCGACAGCTACCGCTCCACCCTGGTCGTCAAGACCGGCTCGGGCATCACCCTGGACCAGGTCCTGGCCTGCGGAAAACGGTTCGATTTCGGCATCGGCGACGCGCAATCGACGTCGGGCACCCTGGCCCCCATGGCCTTCCTGTTCAACGCCCGGACCCCGCCCATCGACCCGTCGGTGTGTTTCAAGACGGTGCGCTCCGCCAACCACCAGGCCAACGCCTTCGCCGTCGCGACGGGCGTCGTGGACGTGGCGACCTCCAACACCGTCAACACCGTCTTCCTGACGCGCGAGAATCCGCAGATCGCCGCCCAGATCCAGGAGATCTGGCAATCCCCGCCGATCCCGGAATCGGGCATCGTCCTGCGCTCCGACCTCGATCCTGCGATCAAGGAGAAGATCCGCAGCTTCTTCCTGACCTATGGCCAGGGCACCGGCGTCGAGGCCGATCGCCAGCGTCAGGTTCTGGCCGGGCTTGAATATTCCCAGTTCCGCGCCGCCGATAACAGCTACCTGAACCCCGTCCGCGAGATGGTCGCCGACCAGCAGCTGTCCGAGGCGCGCAAGGAGGGCGATGCGGCGGGTGTCGCGGCGGCCCAGGCCGAACTGCAGCGCCTGCGCTCGCTGCGCGAGGTCCAGCCTTGA
- the phnC gene encoding phosphonate ABC transporter ATP-binding protein: protein MSSSAVSPAPGLVMVRDVSKTFGARKALDGVSVSVAAGEMVALIGPSGSGKSTLLRSITGMQSIDSGQGQIDVFGVCVQKNGRTTGAVRAARQKVGMIFQQFNLVGRLSLFSNVMLGALGRLPAWKGAFGAWPTADKDKAMAALHRVGVSDYAAQRANTLSGGQQQRGAIARALVQGAKGILADEPVASLDPVSARKVMELLVELNRRDGLGVIVTLHQVDYAIRYCDRVIALKAGKVVYDGPSTGLDTPTLIDIYGPEFEDAFWETKA, encoded by the coding sequence ATGAGTTCATCCGCCGTCAGCCCCGCGCCCGGCCTCGTAATGGTCCGCGACGTGTCCAAGACCTTCGGTGCCCGCAAGGCGCTGGACGGAGTCAGCGTGTCCGTCGCGGCCGGAGAGATGGTCGCCCTGATCGGTCCGTCCGGATCGGGCAAGTCGACCCTGCTGCGTTCCATAACCGGCATGCAGTCGATCGATTCCGGCCAGGGCCAGATCGACGTCTTCGGCGTCTGCGTCCAGAAGAACGGCCGCACGACCGGTGCCGTCCGGGCCGCGCGCCAGAAGGTCGGCATGATCTTCCAGCAGTTCAATCTGGTCGGCCGCCTGAGCCTGTTCTCCAATGTCATGCTGGGGGCCCTGGGGCGCCTGCCCGCATGGAAGGGGGCCTTCGGGGCCTGGCCCACCGCCGACAAGGACAAGGCCATGGCCGCGCTTCACCGCGTCGGCGTCTCTGACTATGCCGCCCAGCGCGCCAACACCCTGTCGGGTGGCCAACAGCAGCGCGGGGCCATCGCCCGGGCGCTGGTGCAGGGCGCGAAGGGCATCCTCGCCGACGAACCGGTGGCGTCGCTCGATCCCGTGTCCGCCCGCAAGGTGATGGAGCTGCTGGTCGAGCTGAACCGGCGCGACGGCCTGGGCGTGATCGTGACCCTGCACCAGGTCGACTACGCCATCCGCTACTGCGACCGGGTGATCGCGCTGAAGGCCGGCAAGGTCGTCTACGACGGGCCCTCGACGGGCCTCGACACCCCGACCCTTATCGACATCTACGGTCCCGAGTTCGAGGACGCGTTCTGGGAAACCAAGGCATGA
- a CDS encoding DUF2254 domain-containing protein, whose protein sequence is MNRWLFWWRTLARQLWVRASLYAVTGAAAALIGVLAAPWVPKEVAERLGGESVSSILTILASSLLGVATFSVGAMVTAYTAVSQAATPRASALVTSDAEVQKALATFVGAFLYAIVAVTAINANYYGQEGRAILFLFSLGVVCLVAFRLLAWINRLSSLARVGHVIDLAEIQARAALKERRKSPWLGGRQGHIDARFMILAEETGYVQNVDPARLQSEAEGQDCQVEILAAPGAYVRAGDAIAAISNLECDTKGRDRFRTAFAIGGHRSFDQDPRFGLIVLGEIAARALSPGVNDPGTAIQVLAAAVRTLDEWAALSNEAPQEVRHSRLWGAGVEEDDLVTDVFGPIARYGAGDVAVATRLQKMLAKLARDGGPLGVAARRQADQALERARLALVLPDDIRVVEQANTWH, encoded by the coding sequence ATGAACCGTTGGCTGTTCTGGTGGCGCACGCTCGCACGGCAACTCTGGGTGCGGGCCAGCCTCTACGCGGTCACCGGGGCGGCCGCCGCCCTGATCGGCGTACTGGCAGCCCCGTGGGTGCCGAAGGAGGTGGCAGAACGGTTGGGCGGAGAGTCGGTCAGTTCAATCCTGACCATTCTGGCATCCAGTCTTCTGGGCGTGGCCACCTTTTCTGTGGGAGCCATGGTCACGGCCTACACAGCGGTGTCTCAGGCAGCGACACCGCGCGCCTCCGCCCTGGTGACCAGCGATGCCGAGGTCCAGAAGGCTTTGGCGACCTTCGTCGGGGCCTTCCTCTATGCGATCGTCGCCGTCACCGCGATCAATGCCAACTACTATGGTCAGGAGGGACGCGCGATCCTGTTCCTGTTCAGCCTGGGCGTGGTCTGCCTCGTCGCATTCCGCCTGTTGGCCTGGATCAACCGGCTCTCCAGCCTGGCGCGGGTCGGCCATGTAATCGACCTGGCTGAAATCCAAGCGCGAGCGGCGCTGAAGGAGCGGCGCAAATCGCCGTGGCTGGGCGGGCGCCAAGGGCATATAGACGCCCGCTTCATGATCCTGGCCGAAGAGACCGGCTATGTTCAGAACGTCGATCCCGCGCGCCTGCAGTCTGAGGCCGAAGGGCAGGACTGCCAGGTCGAGATCCTCGCCGCCCCCGGGGCCTATGTGCGAGCTGGAGATGCGATCGCGGCCATCAGCAATCTGGAGTGCGACACAAAGGGACGGGACAGGTTCCGCACGGCCTTCGCCATTGGCGGTCATCGCTCGTTTGACCAGGATCCCCGTTTCGGTCTGATCGTGCTGGGCGAGATTGCAGCCCGCGCCCTGTCGCCGGGTGTCAATGATCCCGGCACGGCCATCCAGGTTTTGGCGGCGGCTGTTCGGACTCTGGACGAATGGGCCGCCCTGTCAAATGAAGCGCCGCAGGAGGTGCGGCATTCCCGGCTCTGGGGCGCGGGCGTTGAGGAGGACGATCTGGTCACCGATGTTTTCGGTCCCATCGCCCGCTACGGCGCGGGTGACGTTGCGGTCGCGACGCGGCTCCAAAAGATGTTGGCCAAGCTGGCGCGGGACGGAGGTCCCCTGGGAGTCGCTGCCCGACGACAGGCCGATCAGGCCCTGGAACGCGCGCGACTGGCCTTGGTGCTGCCGGACGATATTCGAGTGGTCGAACAGGCGAACACGTGGCACTGA